The segment GTTTACGGACGCATACAAAATTAGTGATGAACAAAACATTAATATTACTGGTAGCCCTCTACAGTCATGACTCATGGACGTTGAGAGAAGCAGATCGGCGTATACTTGgtgtatctgaacgaaaaatttTGCGGTCAATACTTGGCGGCAAGATGGCGAATGCCGTAGActcatgaaccacgagttgtacgAGGTGTATAAATATGATGACATTGTTAAGCTGATCAGGTACAGTCAACGGTGAGTTGTGTGATTAAacattactacgaaactctgagcatcgaacggaaggagaaatgcggtcagcgTTGAAAGCgggaaagcgtttaagcggaatcccaatgcttcggtcagggatgtggctaAAACTgtaaatctgtccaagtctttcattCCAAGAGCCTAGGACCGGGAGGGACCGCATaagtacaaagtgcagaaggctccaaatcgtgacaaacggcaaaatacggtgggaaagtcacgggcccggaaactgtacaccaaaatgctgacgaagcctcattatctcatcatggatgatgagacttccatcaaggcggacttccggcagcatccagggctactgttcttcactgcCCAGCACAAATTTAATATTCCGAAGGAAGTaagaaagcagaaactttcaaagtttgtcaAGGAATCCACGATtcggcaagcgatctgctcatgtggcaaatggAATGCGCCGTTCGCGCCTACCGgtactgtaaacgggcagatctacctcaacgAGTGTCTACAGAAGAAGCTTCAGCTAGATGTTGCACAGAACCATATGAGTGAAGCTAAGTGTATGGTGCGAGCATACGTTTATGGTattaaagttgaatgaaataagtaTGCCAAACGCTTAacaatgggttatattttattgcctgaaagattgaaaaggatcggtcaaccaggtaattttctacagcgtttttccaTGATGCAATCTGATGAGGGACACCTTTTATCAGCATACGGCAGTCTGGATTCTCGTGCAAGTACcgcgaaaatatcgttaaataTTGAGGAAAATATTAGTGGCCCGAAGtagcttccttgtggaacgccagaaTGGTTACAAAATTCACTAGAGGAGACATCGTTCAGTTTTGCTGAAAGCGACAATTAACCTGGTATGATTTCAATATGTTTACAAAGCTTGGATATCCTACGGTCGAAGGTGGCTGTCAGATCACTACACCGTGTCGATTTGAGCACCATCTTTCGTTTTACATATACAGTATTATGTAAATGTAAATTGTAAATGTTGTGGAAATTTAATTATGAGATTAATGACAGTAGAATCCGTGCTGATTACAGCAGATGGTTCGCTTGGCTTCGTACATCAATTACTAGCTTACAAAAATCTTAAGCAGTTTGGATCCACTGCTCAAAGAggtaattccacggtagtttgcTACGTCACAACAATCTTGCTTTTTAAATACACGAGAAAAAGATGAACCGCTTCCAAGTATCAGGGAACATCGATTGGGATATGAAATGAATACAGCAGTAAGAGGTGCAAAAAGACCATTACAACACTTCTTAAAAATAATAGGTGGAATGTTCTCTGGTCCAAGTTTCCACGATGATTCTAATTGCTTGGGAAAACGTAAGGCTCCGCATTTCTAGAATATCCTCTTGAACATTTAGAAAAACCTCGTCGATTTGCTGTGCAGGAATGATTCCGCTTTCTAATCCATTGCTAAAGTTTCTGGCAAACAATTCGCAAACATGCCTCGAAGAGCCTGCTAAATCAATTCCGATTGACATTACGGATGCTACTAGACCTTGTGGTTTTCGTTTCCCTTTCACAATGACCAATGTGGTTGTGTTTCTGTTTTGAGTCGCCTATAGTGATTGTATTGTAGTCGCTAGATAAATGCGATGAGATAAATTTCGATTTCAGATGTTTTCCACAACAGATTACACGAGAAACTAATTTCTTGATGCAGCACGTAAATATAAAGAATCAATTTCAGTGTAGAGTTGAAATACTGAAATACTTGTCACTTACTATCAATTCAATATGTCGATGTATTTTGAAACGAGATGaataaattattacatattttgtCTTAGCATGACTGAGTGACAAAAGGTGTTCCACAAAGAAAACCTGAAGCGTTATCAAATTTTCACGTAGCTGGTTAATATCAGTGTCAGATTTATCATTAGGGTAAGATAAAAAAGTATTATCTGCAAACATTCTTGGTCTTCATTTATAAGGATATTGGCAAGATCGtttttataaattaaaaatgTCAGAGCTCCCAGGTTACTGCCCTGCGGAACAAATGATCGTTAGCTAAAACGTTAGCTATTGTCTAATACcgtaaaaatttagttttttaatAGGATTTTGTGATTGATAGTATCGAAACCATTTTTTTGAAATCCTTCTTTGATTCAAATGTGTCGTCAACTAGCTCACTAGCGGCAATTAATGGGACCGAGCTAGCTCTACTAGTGAACACACAGATTACTTTCTTGTCACTTACTATACCGAACAATTGTCATAAGTGAAACAATTGGCAAATTTTCTATATTTGCTAGTcacattaaatttttgttgatCACTTATCTTTACCACCCACATTATAAACCGGCGTTGGTACCGATGAACATTTGACATGCGAGACAGCAACATTTCGTTTCGATCTAATTGGTCAGCTTTCGATTTTCATTCGCACAAAATCCGTTACCAATGATGGCAGGGAACAAGAAGCCGCGTGCCGCACACCGCGTATTGCAATGCAGCACACGTAATTGCAATCGCAAATACCGATGTGCCTTTTGGGCACACATAACTTCGAGGGTCTCGATCTAATTATGAATACTAAAATTTTGCTGGTTATACGCACCAAGTCGCTGCCCAGGCAGGTGTAGATTTGTGACCATTATCGTTATGAACAAGCAGAAAAAACTCAATCGGCAAAGTTTTCTCCGAAACTGTTTTCTTGGTGATCTGAATTCAGAATAGAAATTCTGTTCCGAATGGGTTTGAACAAGAATACAATCAATGTAAGcattgatatatttttttaatatttgattTTCACTTATTATACAAAGCTCTGCCTTCTACAGCCTAATATGAGTAATTGTAACATTTGTAAACTTTATAGTTGTATTTAACAATgaagaaaacaatttgttttttttttcttttacagaGTCGCTTCAACGACATCAACATGCAAATCAAGGAATACTTTGAGGAACAAATAAGCCTTCTCCAAAGTAATGAATGCTCTTTGCTAGGTAAGATTTATGATTTACCGATTTGTCGAGCTGAGGAGAAACTGCAACTGCACTGATTGCAGTTATTTTCATGATAATTTCCCCTCATTTATTTACTACCTTTTAACCATTCTCGGTGCATCGATGCAACCGCCGGGTGCGAACGGTAGACAGTTCGCAAAGAATACTAAACGATGGGCTTTGTTCACACGAGCTCGTAATGGAGAAGATACGACACCTGAGGGCCACCATCGGGGACAGCGCCATCGGTGCACATGGCAATCTGGTGCAACTCTTTCTGAATTTGCATAGAGAAATTTCGATTGTCTTCGAAGAAATTTCCCACTGGGGCAAGGAGATCATCCTGTTTGATCAGGTATTTGTTGGTTTATCATTTATTATTACTAATTCTAATGGAAAGACATAAACTTTATTTATGTTTTACagcaaaatatgaaaattgaAGTGCTGAATGCGTGCAGTGATAACAAACCCCAAAACGAAATTAGCAAGGAAAACGAGGCACGAAAACCTTGTCCTTTAAACAAGGAAACACTAAACGCACAGGAAAATGTTTTGGTTTTCTACAGGTCAACACTAATTAATGGTTTGATTTGCGCGAATTCCAATTCAAACTAATGTTTCATCTAAACAGGAACCACTCTTTTAAACCGAAACTATTCTGGAACAAGTGTCATCGTCCGGCAGGGGTTGGTCTAGCGCCATGGAAACACGCATCAACTGATCAACCGCTAATTTACATTGCAGGAGCCGAGAGCAAAATTGTGTTTGTCATTAATAAGTGAGTACTGTTGatctttttttatttaacaAGTTTAAACACTAAGTTTATCATTCGATTATGCTTGTCGAATTCAAGAATACCATCATCGTTCGATCAGATATCCGATACCTCGTTTCATACCTATGGATAACGTCTAGAACGTCGCTCAATTCAACGAACTGTGTGAATGACTTAACATTTGAATGATTAGTtgggttttcatttttatctaaATTCCAGATCGAATGGGGAAATAGTACAGCGCATCTGTCACGACAACATGGTCTACCCAAATGGCATAGCATTCGATGCAACGAAAAAGGCAGTTTTCGTATCGGATAAAtggaaacattgcatttttgtGTTCACTGCTAGCGGAGAATTTCTTCGGCAGCTTTGTGACAAGGGAGATCAGGAGGGCTACTTACGGTAGGCTGATTCGAGTCatgtcgagtgtcactttggaATTATAAAATTCGAGCTCGATTGAGTCGAACACTCAACGAAGCAAAATTACTCGATTGGTCGCGACCATTTCTGCTCGACAGTCGATTTATTCGACTCGACTTACATAATAGGGTATACATAATTTCGAACTATATATTTCAGGTCACCAGAAGGATTGGCTGTTGGTCCCAACGACTCACTCTTCATATGTGATACGGGTAACGATAGAGTTCAGGTGACTTACCTTATATTATTGTGAAAAATGACTGTTGTTTAACTATTTTTTCTCACGTTTTCCAGTGCATCAATGCGGTTACCGGTCGGATGCTCTCCCAATTTGGCCGTGTCGTAAAGGAGCAGCTACTTAAGGCAACACAAACAAAAGTTCCAACGCGCTACGTAGATCTCAAGAGTCCGACGGGTATAGCGATTCACAATGACACGGTCGTTGTTCTGGACAGCGGCAATCGGCGAGTCAAAACTTTCAACAAACGTGGCGAAAAAGTCAGGGAGTTTGGCCAAACTGGTTCCGCGACGGGGCAGTTCCAGTACCCGGAGGTGATTGCGGTTGATTCGTGCGGTTTCATACTGGTAGGCGACGGTGGCAACGCAAAGGTGCTGATATTTCGTCCGAACGGTCAGTTCGTTGCGGCGGTTGGCTCGCGAGGTGAATCGCCCGGGAAGTTCAACTGGTTATCCGGACTGGCTGTCACCGAGGACCGTGAGATTATCATCAGCGATTACCGAAATCACACCGTTCAGGTGATTGTGTAGAACACCGAAGAGAGATTAGGAGTTTATTGTTTCGGccatatttacaaaaatatatatctgtAGTTTTTGTTCAACGGTCACTCTGTGGTATAatataattaaataaatatCTATCACCTCCGGACGCAGTGTAAATTAGTTCTATAAGAAATAAAGTAATGTTCTCTTCTAAGTATTGGTACACAATATAAATCTTCACCAAACCAACTGATAGACCCTGTTTGCTATTTCTCGGCAATGCGACCATTTTGATTATGTGTTGTTTGTTTCAGTAATATCGTTTGCTTAGTGCCATTCAGTTAGAAAAATCTGTTAACATGAAGATAGCTATTTCTTACTTTACAAtcgaaatgaaa is part of the Sabethes cyaneus chromosome 2, idSabCyanKW18_F2, whole genome shotgun sequence genome and harbors:
- the LOC128736445 gene encoding RING finger protein nhl-1-like; translated protein: MAKNLSRSAQLIDYESDSENAANMQKQLGPRSLSTGGISSDESMRALENLIICTICQNRLRSPKMLQCQHTFCLACLKLSLKQLDHENYIMCPTCNSMQELSSVSGDISNLPPNLYIDSVMKVLDGQQNVPVFRDQHQSLSLLATTGKCPNEESHSKCYKCDTFGSVMMQNCDHCKQILCAICWQTHMDELAKQVRQLDVQLNSASEKMDHKVTAYKSRFNDINMQIKEYFEEQISLLQSNECSLLDSSQRILNDGLCSHELVMEKIRHLRATIGDSAIGAHGNLVQLFLNLHREISIVFEEISHWGKEIILFDQQNMKIEVLNACSDNKPQNEISKENEARKPCPLNKETLNAQENVLVFYRNHSFKPKLFWNKCHRPAGVGLAPWKHASTDQPLIYIAGAESKIVFVINKSNGEIVQRICHDNMVYPNGIAFDATKKAVFVSDKWKHCIFVFTASGEFLRQLCDKGDQEGYLRSPEGLAVGPNDSLFICDTGNDRVQCINAVTGRMLSQFGRVVKEQLLKATQTKVPTRYVDLKSPTGIAIHNDTVVVLDSGNRRVKTFNKRGEKVREFGQTGSATGQFQYPEVIAVDSCGFILVGDGGNAKVLIFRPNGQFVAAVGSRGESPGKFNWLSGLAVTEDREIIISDYRNHTVQVIV